The following coding sequences are from one Streptomyces sp. V3I7 window:
- a CDS encoding M14 family zinc carboxypeptidase yields the protein MRGTPYLTLAGLTRDAQAMVAAHPGLLRLREVGVSRAGRPLWLLSAGQGSHQVLTVAGAHANELVGGTSALRLAEELAHRPDVLDALDCAWHFLICLDPDGTAIAERWMSEAPPSVGTYYRGFYRPAFASHPEFPPVEGDPRSPMPESAALIRLIDELRPVAQFSLHGVEVGGSFMQLTQDVQGLAETYRTVAADLHIPLEHRPFDGMGWVVDSPGVLILPADSTGEERDPSGFTSQATWMYAMRHGTVSAVLEAPFWAVDEVSDPRPVERPDQEIAWASEILLGRAAQVEAVLDAAERQPPQEESHRALFTAARELLDICPGVVDTWKTHGEESPDGFGLATTRGNAASLRIAAGRIPLRAAAMMRQALGEPFAPVATALDGLVREWCHELEDLFGARWVPVRRQTALQTRTMLAITRRLLARHPHASPSGS from the coding sequence ATGCGCGGGACCCCGTACCTCACCCTGGCTGGGCTGACGCGCGACGCTCAGGCGATGGTCGCCGCCCACCCCGGCCTCCTGCGCCTGCGTGAAGTCGGGGTCTCGCGCGCCGGCCGGCCCCTGTGGCTGCTGTCGGCCGGGCAGGGGTCCCATCAGGTACTCACCGTCGCCGGAGCCCACGCCAACGAGCTGGTCGGCGGGACGTCCGCGCTACGCCTGGCCGAAGAACTGGCGCACCGTCCGGACGTCCTCGACGCACTGGACTGCGCCTGGCACTTCCTGATCTGTCTCGACCCCGACGGCACAGCCATCGCCGAGAGATGGATGAGCGAGGCGCCGCCATCCGTCGGGACGTACTACCGGGGTTTCTACCGCCCCGCGTTCGCCAGTCATCCCGAATTCCCGCCCGTCGAGGGCGACCCGCGGTCCCCGATGCCCGAGTCGGCGGCCCTCATCCGGCTCATCGACGAACTCCGTCCCGTCGCACAGTTCTCGTTGCACGGGGTCGAAGTCGGTGGATCCTTCATGCAGTTGACGCAGGACGTCCAGGGACTGGCCGAGACGTACCGGACCGTGGCCGCCGACCTCCACATCCCCCTGGAACACCGGCCGTTCGACGGCATGGGGTGGGTCGTGGACAGCCCCGGCGTGCTGATCCTGCCCGCCGACAGCACCGGCGAGGAACGGGACCCGTCCGGCTTCACCTCCCAGGCGACCTGGATGTACGCCATGCGGCACGGCACCGTCTCCGCCGTCCTCGAAGCGCCCTTCTGGGCCGTGGACGAGGTCAGCGATCCACGGCCCGTCGAACGACCGGACCAGGAGATCGCGTGGGCGAGCGAGATACTGCTCGGGCGGGCCGCACAGGTCGAGGCGGTTCTCGACGCCGCCGAGAGGCAACCACCGCAAGAGGAGTCGCATCGAGCGCTCTTCACAGCCGCCCGGGAGCTGCTCGACATCTGCCCAGGGGTGGTGGACACGTGGAAAACCCACGGGGAGGAGAGCCCGGACGGCTTCGGGCTGGCCACCACCAGGGGCAACGCCGCCTCCCTGCGCATCGCCGCCGGGCGCATCCCACTGCGCGCCGCAGCCATGATGCGACAGGCCCTGGGCGAACCATTCGCCCCGGTCGCCACCGCCCTGGACGGGCTGGTGCGGGAGTGGTGCCACGAGCTGGAGGACTTGTTCGGCGCCCGCTGGGTGCCCGTCCGTCGGCAGACCGCACTGCAGACCCGGACCATGCTCGCCATCACCCGGCGCCTCCTGGCCCGGCACCCGCACGCCAGCCCCTCCGGC
- a CDS encoding carboxylesterase/lipase family protein, with the protein MTVCTTEQGAVRGSTAPDGVTSFLGVPYAAPPFGPRRFQAPSPPEPWPGVRDATSYGPTVPHAPYAPPFDTLIPEDDNPGEDCLNLNIWTPSPEPGAGLPVMVWLHGGAFTNGSGSASAYDGSTFARDGVVCVTLNYRLGADGFLHLPGVPDNRGLLDQVAALRWIAANISSFGGDPDQVTVFGESAGAMSIGALLSLNLAPGLFHRAILQSGACHHFLRPASASLITSHLAAKLGTDPTREAFAAVPLTELIVAQAELRAEVAARPDPALWGEAVLNMMPFEPVAETLPTPHGDVGLLIGTNREEYRLFLVPTDRLETVTEPHLDALTSAYGADPDQTLPVYRATRPNASPGDLLAAVATDWFYRIPAVRLAESVPGSHLYEFAWRSPQFKESLGACHALELPFVFDRLDDPSYAPLLGPRPPQPLADAMHTAWVAFAKTGAPGWPPYEPIGRTTMVFGSGEEPDSGPVGDPRGMERGVWEGLRRLR; encoded by the coding sequence TCCTTCCTGGGCGTCCCGTACGCCGCCCCGCCCTTCGGACCCCGCCGCTTCCAGGCCCCGAGCCCGCCGGAGCCCTGGCCGGGCGTCCGCGACGCCACGTCGTACGGCCCGACGGTGCCCCACGCCCCGTACGCCCCGCCCTTCGACACCCTGATCCCGGAGGACGACAACCCGGGCGAGGACTGCCTCAACCTCAACATCTGGACGCCGTCACCGGAGCCCGGTGCGGGCCTGCCGGTCATGGTGTGGCTGCACGGCGGCGCGTTCACCAACGGCTCCGGTTCGGCCTCGGCGTACGACGGCAGCACGTTCGCCCGCGACGGGGTCGTGTGCGTGACCCTCAACTACCGTCTGGGCGCGGACGGTTTCCTCCACCTGCCCGGTGTCCCCGACAACCGCGGTCTCCTCGACCAGGTGGCCGCCCTGCGCTGGATCGCCGCCAACATCTCTTCGTTCGGCGGCGATCCGGATCAGGTGACGGTCTTCGGCGAGTCGGCGGGGGCGATGAGCATCGGCGCCCTGCTGTCGCTGAACCTGGCCCCCGGCCTGTTCCACCGCGCCATCCTCCAGAGCGGCGCGTGCCACCACTTCCTGCGCCCGGCCTCGGCGTCCCTGATCACGTCGCACCTGGCGGCGAAGCTGGGCACAGACCCGACACGGGAAGCCTTCGCGGCCGTCCCCCTCACCGAACTCATCGTTGCTCAGGCGGAGTTGCGCGCCGAGGTGGCCGCCCGTCCGGACCCGGCCCTGTGGGGCGAAGCGGTCCTCAACATGATGCCGTTCGAACCGGTGGCCGAGACCCTCCCCACCCCCCATGGCGACGTAGGCCTCCTGATCGGCACGAACCGCGAGGAGTACCGCCTGTTCCTGGTCCCGACGGACCGCCTGGAGACGGTGACGGAGCCGCACCTCGACGCCCTCACCTCGGCCTACGGCGCCGACCCGGACCAGACCCTCCCGGTCTACCGCGCCACCCGCCCCAACGCATCCCCGGGCGACCTCCTGGCCGCGGTGGCGACGGACTGGTTCTACCGCATCCCGGCCGTCCGCCTGGCGGAGTCCGTCCCGGGCTCCCACCTCTACGAATTCGCCTGGCGCTCCCCCCAGTTCAAGGAGAGCCTGGGCGCCTGCCACGCCCTGGAACTCCCCTTCGTCTTCGACCGCCTGGACGACCCGTCGTACGCCCCACTGCTGGGCCCCCGCCCTCCGCAGCCCCTGGCCGACGCGATGCACACCGCGTGGGTCGCGTTCGCGAAGACGGGCGCCCCGGGCTGGCCACCCTACGAACCGATCGGCCGCACCACGATGGTCTTCGGGTCCGGAGAGGAGCCCGACTCCGGGCCGGTGGGTGACCCCCGAGGGATGGAGCGGGGGGTTTGGGAAGGGCTGCGCCGGCTCCGGTAG